GAATTGTATTTCTTTATTGCCTTTTTCGGATGTCATGGTGTTCAGGGTGAAAGTTGCTGTGGATTTATTTCCTCCATTGATAGTACCTACAAAGGCATTGGCAGGAAAGAACTTGATGTCTTCTCCTTTCGGAGTGACTATAACACCTGTGATCTCATTGGGTCTTAAGTTCACGACCTCCACATTCACTATAGAATATTCTTTCATGAGTGTTGGCGGCATATCGGATACAATTATCTTCAGGTCCCGATCATCAACTTTTACAGGTATCCTGTAGTTGAGGTTGTACATGTTACTTCCACCTATTACTTCAAGTTCCAGGAAATGCATGCCGTTGGAAGCATTTTCGTTTGCCTGTATATTGAAAGTAAGTCGGATGTAATCTCCTGGTCCAAGTAATCCCACATTTGTCTGTCTTCCGTCCAGGATATTAATGTCTTTGTTACCTTTAAGATTGGCATTTGCTATGTAGGCGTTCATATCAAAAGTTTCGTCATTCTCCTGGACGTATACCTCACCTGAAGCCATGTTCCTCAGTTCCACAGTCACTGTACCTGTATCCCCTGGCATGAGTACTCCAGGTTCGACCGAATAGTTCACGGTGATGGTGGGTCGGATCTCGGTATCTGCGTTTGCGTGCGGTAAGCACATGGCCAATAGGACAAAGAAAAATATGATCTTTCTCATGCTATCATTTTCTTTGTTCATCTTTAATTGAATGCCTTGCTTAGTGTATAGATCATATAGATCGTATACAATCCAATTGGCACTCCTACAGCGATGAGGGCATTTTTTACTGTAAGGTTTCTTGAGTACATAATAGCGAACACCCATATGTTCGCACTCCATAGAGTAAGGAGAATTCCTATTACAGTGGAAGCCATTATGTAAGGGTCTGAAAGCATGGCTTTTTCCAAAATTGCTGGATCCTGTATGGAAAAATCGAGTGAAGAATAAGCTTTGTTAGTCAAAAAAAGGCTAATAACAGAACTCATTATTGAAGGCAGGAATCCGTAGGCAACAAACTCAAGCACCCTTTTGAAATTTCCCTGCCCACCCAAAAACGATGAGATTAGATAAAATATACCGCCGTATATCACCCACATAATGAATACAACTATAATAGCAAATATAGCACCAATGGCCATCCCTATCTGGGTCACGGCTGCCACATCACTCGGCAGGCTCCCTATCACCTTGCTTGCAACTATATAGGCACTGATGGCAGATATAAGGGCCATTGCTCCCAGTATCGCGAGAGGTTGTTTTAGATCAACCTCTTCTTTTGTCTTCTTTTCAAAGAATCCGCTAGGATTGGTAAGAACTTCCAGCATCATATACACCTTTTATCTTGCTAAACTAGTTTTATATAATAAACGTCTCCTTATTAATACTTTTTATTAATGCAGTTTATTAAACTGATTTATGTAAAAAATATATTTTTAACTCAATCATATAGTGTGTTAATTAATATCTGGAATCTAAAAAGAAGTTTCACTCTTTTGTTTCTTATCTGCACGCTAATATATAGTGTAAAATAATAGAAAAGATATTCAATGATCTTTGCAACCATTATTCCTTTTTGCTATCATCCAAGTGCCAGATACACTGTATAAAGCATATATGCCAGGTAAAATCCCAGTGGTATTCCTACAGTGATCAGAGCATTCCTGGTAGTAAGGTCTCGGGAGTGGATCATAGCAAAAACCCATATGTTTGCACTCCACAAGGTCATGATAATGCTAACGAAATTAGAGGCTATCATGTATGTACTTTTGAGCATGGTCTGTTCTATAGCCAGTGGGTCATTTGTTGCAAAGTTTGTGAAATGGCACATTCCTGTCATCAGTACCAGGCTAATAGCAAAACTTAAGATCAAAGGCAGGAATCCATAGGCTACAAACTCAAGGACCCTTGTGAAATACCCTTTTCCCAAAAAGAGCGACGATAAAGCATAGAATAAACCACTGGTTATCAGCCATCCGGCTATTCCTGAGCCCATGATGGATATTAATCCAAAAGTTATCACAATTAGCTGTGCAATGTTAGGTAT
This DNA window, taken from Methanomethylovorans hollandica DSM 15978, encodes the following:
- a CDS encoding COG1361 S-layer family protein is translated as MRKIIFFFVLLAMCLPHANADTEIRPTITVNYSVEPGVLMPGDTGTVTVELRNMASGEVYVQENDETFDMNAYIANANLKGNKDINILDGRQTNVGLLGPGDYIRLTFNIQANENASNGMHFLELEVIGGSNMYNLNYRIPVKVDDRDLKIIVSDMPPTLMKEYSIVNVEVVNLRPNEITGVIVTPKGEDIKFFPANAFVGTINGGNKSTATFTLNTMTSEKGNKEIQFSTTYFNGDNLHISSDANYTVQVVDQSSLILSAIEIDRIGNVYTISGDINNFGTTDAKNVMISVMATENITPVQPYEKYFVGTLESDDFSSFELSASTQESNAEEIPLLIEFRNANNSYAYINENIALQKEMVPASNASRGNSIAMIGLVAVICIAVMGIIAYSWKKRKNSE
- a CDS encoding YIP1 family protein — its product is MMLEVLTNPSGFFEKKTKEEVDLKQPLAILGAMALISAISAYIVASKVIGSLPSDVAAVTQIGMAIGAIFAIIVVFIMWVIYGGIFYLISSFLGGQGNFKRVLEFVAYGFLPSIMSSVISLFLTNKAYSSLDFSIQDPAILEKAMLSDPYIMASTVIGILLTLWSANIWVFAIMYSRNLTVKNALIAVGVPIGLYTIYMIYTLSKAFN
- a CDS encoding Yip1 family protein; the protein is MLQVLTDPNRFFEKKIRDRIDLKPPYAIIGILSLLILANAFVLTEKLMGNLLEDIPNIAQLIVITFGLISIMGSGIAGWLITSGLFYALSSLFLGKGYFTRVLEFVAYGFLPLILSFAISLVLMTGMCHFTNFATNDPLAIEQTMLKSTYMIASNFVSIIMTLWSANIWVFAMIHSRDLTTRNALITVGIPLGFYLAYMLYTVYLALG